In a single window of the Rhodopirellula bahusiensis genome:
- a CDS encoding NirA family protein, translating into MTDQQDSKPFSDEQQQYLAGFTFGADVARAVQGLPVISGSGGQGTTLAIGAGSTTVDGESVPTGPDRFAFEAQSAVLAAGKKLSKEEQAKRDKNPLDMWDEMQARSDAGEFPKSTDVFLQKFHGLFYVTPAQDSFMCRLRLPGGQIQAWQLRGLADLADRSAGPYLDLTTRGNIQLREIPADQAMNILFGTRELNIVPLGSGGDNIRNCTSSAMSGLDADELIETLPLAKRMHHYILNHREMYGLPRKFNIAFEGGGRIASLEDTNDIGFKAVRVLDENASEDLPAGVYFQLCLGGITGHKDFARYTGVLLRESECVEVAAAIVRVFIRTGDRTDRKKARLKYVLDDMGFEKFIGEVESQMGRTLTKVDVNRLTVQDIEDRSAHVGVFPQKQPGLNSLGIVFPVGRMTTDQARALADLSLRYSNGDIRLTVWQNLILTNITDADLPAVQAGIRQCGLDYEANSVRAGLVACTGSAGCKFAGAPTKANAIEIAERIESVLTLDQPINIHLTGCHHSCAQHYIGDIGLIACQVEVGDDMVDGYHICLGGGWGSRQGIAREIYQSIPFADVPDLVTGILAGYQQNRVDANESFNQFASRLSDDELKGLVATPSIVC; encoded by the coding sequence ATGACTGACCAACAGGACTCCAAACCGTTTTCTGACGAACAACAGCAATACCTCGCCGGCTTCACCTTCGGCGCCGATGTCGCTCGCGCCGTTCAAGGCCTGCCCGTCATCTCAGGTTCAGGCGGTCAGGGGACAACGCTTGCGATTGGTGCGGGTTCCACGACGGTTGACGGCGAATCGGTGCCAACGGGCCCCGACCGATTCGCTTTCGAAGCCCAATCAGCGGTACTCGCGGCAGGCAAAAAGCTTTCGAAAGAAGAGCAAGCCAAACGTGACAAAAACCCGCTCGACATGTGGGACGAAATGCAGGCTCGCAGCGACGCGGGCGAGTTCCCCAAGAGCACGGACGTGTTCCTGCAAAAGTTCCACGGGCTGTTCTATGTCACGCCGGCTCAAGACAGCTTCATGTGCCGGTTGCGACTTCCCGGTGGTCAGATCCAAGCTTGGCAATTGAGAGGCTTGGCTGATCTGGCAGACCGATCCGCTGGCCCGTACCTGGACCTGACCACTCGCGGCAACATCCAACTGCGTGAGATCCCCGCGGACCAAGCCATGAACATTTTGTTCGGCACCCGCGAGCTGAACATCGTTCCGTTGGGCAGTGGCGGCGACAACATTCGTAATTGCACCAGCAGCGCAATGTCGGGCTTGGACGCGGACGAATTGATCGAAACCCTGCCGCTCGCCAAACGCATGCACCACTACATACTCAACCATCGCGAGATGTACGGGTTGCCTCGCAAGTTCAACATCGCCTTCGAAGGCGGTGGCCGAATTGCATCACTCGAAGACACCAACGACATCGGTTTCAAAGCCGTTCGCGTGCTCGACGAGAACGCGTCGGAGGACTTGCCCGCCGGCGTCTACTTCCAACTTTGTTTGGGTGGCATCACCGGTCACAAAGACTTTGCCCGCTACACCGGCGTGCTGCTTCGCGAAAGTGAATGCGTGGAGGTTGCAGCCGCGATTGTTCGAGTCTTCATCCGAACCGGCGACCGCACCGACCGCAAAAAAGCACGGCTGAAATACGTTCTCGATGACATGGGATTCGAGAAATTCATCGGGGAAGTCGAATCGCAAATGGGCCGAACGCTGACCAAGGTCGATGTGAACCGTTTGACCGTCCAGGATATTGAGGACCGCAGTGCTCACGTCGGTGTGTTCCCGCAAAAACAGCCCGGTTTGAATTCGCTCGGAATCGTCTTCCCCGTCGGGCGGATGACGACCGACCAAGCTCGAGCACTGGCCGATTTGTCGCTCCGCTATTCCAACGGTGACATTCGACTTACCGTTTGGCAAAACCTGATTCTGACCAATATCACCGATGCTGATCTGCCTGCCGTTCAAGCCGGAATCCGCCAGTGCGGCCTCGACTACGAAGCCAACTCTGTGCGAGCCGGCTTGGTCGCCTGCACTGGCAGTGCTGGATGCAAATTCGCCGGTGCACCGACGAAAGCGAATGCCATCGAAATCGCCGAACGTATCGAAAGCGTTCTGACTCTCGACCAACCCATCAACATTCACTTGACCGGTTGTCACCACAGTTGTGCTCAACACTACATCGGTGACATCGGCCTGATCGCTTGCCAAGTCGAAGTCGGCGACGACATGGTCGATGGCTACCACATTTGCCTCGGCGGCGGATGGGGTTCACGCCAAGGAATCGCTCGCGAAATCTACCAGTCGATACCATTCGCCGACGTCCCTGATTTGGTCACCGGCATTCTGGCGGGCTACCAACAGAACCGCGTTGATGCCAACGAGTCATTCAACCAATTCGCCAGCCGACTCAGCGACGACGAACTGAAGGGTTTGGTCGCCACGCCTTCCATCGTTTGCTAA